TACAGCGAATCATACCTAATGGAAACGAAGGAAAGAGTACGCTTGTCGAAGGCTTTGGACCGCTCTTTCCGTATGCCACTCAATCCCTTCCAATTGTCTCCGGAATACGTACTGATACACTTTTCTCAAGACGGGAGAAAACACCGCTTGTTTATCCATCGCACTGCCCGCATAGGTTGGGACGAGAAAGGAAGGGCTTTTAGCCTTAGTGGTTCTCTTTGCAGGTTGCTCGACAACGGTATAATTAACCTGGAAAACATTATCAGTGAACGATACGGGGAGCTGGTTCCCTGGGCAAAGGCAGAAAAGATTTTCCGTATATACGACAAAGCGATGATAACTGATGTGGAAACGAGAAAGAGTTTTTGGGTGCAAAGGCGGGCAGGAACCAATCACGCCGACGTACAGCCTTTGACAGCACGCGACTCGCATATTATGAAATCAATTTATAAAGGAAAATGGAGCTGGGAAAGGAGGGCTATAATCGTTGTAGTCAGGGGCAGGAGGATGGCGGCTTCCATGAACGGGATGCCTCACGGCGCAGGTGCCATAAAAGACAATGATTTTCCCGGGCATTTTTGTATTCACTTTTTTGGCAGCAAGACCCATGCCGGCAACCGCGTCGATCCCAAACACCAAGCCATGGTTTTGAAGGCCGCGGGTCGGACCAAGCCTTAGTCCGAATCGAGCCGAAAACTAAAGGGAGCTGGAAGGAAATGTGGGAAATGGTGGAGAAGGATAATCTGAAAACAGTAATTGACGCTGGAAAGGAAAAGGTTTACGGTTATAGGGCATATCATGGATGAGGCAGGTTGTACTCGGGGATGAAAGAAGAGGAGCTGGCATACTTTCTTGCGATACACGCGGTTACTTTCGCGGGAGCGCGAAAGATGCAAGAATTAAAGGACTACTTCGGCGGGTTTCGCGAGGTGTGGGAAGCTGAAGCGGGGGAACTGAAGGCTTTTCGGTTTTTGCCCGGGAAGCTGGATGCTCTGCTGGCTGCCCGAAAAAACCTGGATCCCCTAGCCTACCGTGAAGTTTTGTACAGCAAGGGATATAGTATTAGGACAATTTTTGACAAGACCTATCCCGAGGCCCTCAGGAGTCTGTATGACCCTCCAGCAGTTTTGTACGGCTGGGGGAAGGTTGAAACCCTCGATCAGCAGGCCATTGCAGTCGTAGGGGCAAGGAAACCATCTCCTTACGGGCGGCAAATTGCACGTTCGATGGCTACGGATCTGGCCCGAGCCGGCTTTTGGATAGTCAGCGGCATGGCCCGCGGAATCGATACCGAGGCTCATTTGGGAGCGCTTGAGGCCGGAGGACGCACGGTAGCAGTCTTGGGCAGCGGCATTGACGTGGTGTACCCGCGAGAAAACAAGGGTTTGTACTCCCGCATTGCGGAGACCGGAGTAGTTGTCAGCGAGTTTCCTCCTGGAACACCTCCTGAGCCCAAGAATTTTCCTATTCGTAATCGGATAATTTCAGGATTATCGAAAGGCGTGCTGGTAGTGGAGGCTCGAGTCAAAAGCGGAGCCCTTATCACAGCAGATTGGGCCTTAGATCAAGGGCGGGATGTGTTTGCAGTGCCGGGGCCCATAACCAGCCGGTTGAGCCAGGGCACGAACAACCTTATCAAGCAAGGAGCCAAACTTGTCACAACTGTCGAGGACATTTTGGAGGAGTACCAGCTGGTGTTAAAAGATACTGAAACAGGCGCTTTACCACTTGGTGACCTGGATAGGAGTTCGGAGTTCGATATGGTACTTGATCTACTGGGGACCGAACCGGTACACTTGGATCAGTTGGTCAGGCTTAGCGGGCTTACCCCGGGGCAGTTATCTGGTATGCTGCTTGAACTTCAGATTCGTGGAATAATCGAGGTTTTACCCGGTAACTATTTTATAAGGCTGAGAGGATCGTGAAGATGGTGCCAACGGCCAGTGCAAATAAAGGCAGACCTTTATGACTCTTATCCTAGTCACCACTAGAGAATGAAAATGCGACTGTGGAGGAGTGTTAGCCGGGCGAAGCGACGTATGACGAGCCGTTGCAACACACGGCGAAACTGAGGGCTGCGAAGCGGAGCGAGAAACAGGAGGTTTCGAGCAGCGAGGGACTGAGTTCCGGCACTCAGGATGAGTCTGGCTTGGGAGACCTTTTCGTAAGCAGCGATTTCCCGGAGCATGCCATTCCCTGAGTGCCGGACGAATCCCGAGCGGTCCGCCTAGTGCCGCCCAAGAAACCGAGCAAACATGAGCTTAATAAGTCAAACCTTCCTTGGTTTCTTGGATAAGCGGCACGCTGTAATAGATTTTAGCCGGCAGCCTAGCCTGCGCAAGCAGGCGGCTGCCGAAGAGAGCCGATGTGTTGCAGGCGAGGAGTCTTGGAGCGAGCTGGCTAACACTCCTCCCGCCAATCGATTTCCGGGGAAGATTATTGGATGAGGTGATTATTCTTGGGAGATAGAGTGCTGGTAATAGTGGAGTCAGCTGCCAAAGCCAAGACCATAAGCAAGTTTCTAGGACGGAACTACAAGGTGCTTGCTTCCGTGGGGCATGTTAGGGATTTGCCCAAGAGTAAGCTGGGAGTGGATGTTGAACACGGGTTCACTCCTCAGTACGTGACTATTCGGGGAAAAGGGGAAATACTCAAACACATCAGAGAGGAGTCAGAGAAATCGTCTCGGGTGCTACTGGCTACTGACCCTGACCGGGAAGGAGAGGCTATTGCCTGGCACTTGAGTCAAGCCATGAATCTCAAGGATAAGAACCCTTGCCGGATAGAGTTTAATGAAATCACCAAAGATGCGGTTACCCGGGCGGTCAAGAAACCGAGGCCGATTGATATGAACAGGGTTAATGCCCAGCAGGCCCGAAGAGTGCTGGACCGTCTGGTCGGTTACAGCTTGAGTCCTTTGCTTTGGAATAAGATCAAGAAGGGCTTGAGTGCAGGAAGGGTGCAATCAGTGGCTTTGAGGCTCATCTGCGAAAGGGAACGCGAGATAGAATCCTTCGTTCCTGAAGAATATTGGACCATAGAGGGAGAATTCGCTGCAGGAAATAAGGCTTTGGTTGCCCGCTTGGTCGCGCGGGGGAGAGAGAAGCTAGAGATCGGCAGCCGCGAGGCTGTCGACGCGATTTTGGCAGAATTAGAAACTGCTCGATTTACCGTGAGCAAGGTAGAAAAGAAAACCAAGAAAAAGAACCCGGTGCCTCCTTTTATTACTAGTACCCTGCAGCAGGAAGCCTACAAAAAGCTCGGTTTTACTGCTAGCAGGACCATGAGAGTGGCGCAGGAACTGTACGAAGGGCTATCACTTGGGGAAGGAGGCACGGTTGGTTTAGTGACTTACATTCGTACCGATTCCAGCCGGGTTGCCGAAGAAGCGCAAAAAGAGGCATTAGACTTCGTGGAACAAACTTTTGGGAAAGAGTACCGGCCGGAGAAACCAAACGTGTATAAATCAAAGAAAACGGCTCAGGACGCTCACGAAGCCATAAGACCTACTTCGGTTTGGCGCCAACCGGAAAGGGTCAAGACCTTCTTGACCAGGGATCAGTACCGGTTGTATAAACTCATCTGGGAACGGTTTTTGGCTAGTCAGATGGCCCCAGCTGTTTACGATACCGTGACTGTGGAAATAACCGGCGGGGGATACGTTTTTCGTGCCTCTGCTTCGAATCTCAAGTTTCCGGGTTATCTGGCCGTGTATCAAGAGAGCGAGAACGAGGAAGAGGATGAGAAAAGAGCGATACCTGAGGTTCAAGAAGGGCAGGAGCTTGTAGCCCGGGGCTTTAAGCCCGAACAGCACTTTACTCAACCTCCGCCCCGTTACACCGAGGCCAGTCTGGTCAAGATGCTGGAAGAAAAGAATATCGGGCGGCCGAGTACGTACGCACCGATTGTTGATACTATCCTGCGCCGGGGATATGTAGAACGAAAAAACAAGCAGTTTGTGCCCACAGAGCTAGGGTTTATCGTAGTGGATCTTTTGAAGGATTATTTCCCCGAGATCATGGATGTAGAGTTTACCGCCAGCATGGAGGAAAACCTGGACCGGATAGAGGAAGGAGAACTGAACTGGCAAGAGACGGTAGAAGAGTTTTATGTTCCGTTTTCTGATAAACTGCGGAAGGCAAGTAGTGAGATTGAAAAAGTAGAGCTAAAACCAGAAGAAGCCGGAAAAGACTGTCCGGTTTGCGGGAAACCCATGGTTATCCGTAACGGGCGCTATGGCCGG
The sequence above is drawn from the Syntrophothermus lipocalidus DSM 12680 genome and encodes:
- the dprA gene encoding DNA-processing protein DprA, with the protein product MKEEELAYFLAIHAVTFAGARKMQELKDYFGGFREVWEAEAGELKAFRFLPGKLDALLAARKNLDPLAYREVLYSKGYSIRTIFDKTYPEALRSLYDPPAVLYGWGKVETLDQQAIAVVGARKPSPYGRQIARSMATDLARAGFWIVSGMARGIDTEAHLGALEAGGRTVAVLGSGIDVVYPRENKGLYSRIAETGVVVSEFPPGTPPEPKNFPIRNRIISGLSKGVLVVEARVKSGALITADWALDQGRDVFAVPGPITSRLSQGTNNLIKQGAKLVTTVEDILEEYQLVLKDTETGALPLGDLDRSSEFDMVLDLLGTEPVHLDQLVRLSGLTPGQLSGMLLELQIRGIIEVLPGNYFIRLRGS
- the topA gene encoding type I DNA topoisomerase, with product MGDRVLVIVESAAKAKTISKFLGRNYKVLASVGHVRDLPKSKLGVDVEHGFTPQYVTIRGKGEILKHIREESEKSSRVLLATDPDREGEAIAWHLSQAMNLKDKNPCRIEFNEITKDAVTRAVKKPRPIDMNRVNAQQARRVLDRLVGYSLSPLLWNKIKKGLSAGRVQSVALRLICEREREIESFVPEEYWTIEGEFAAGNKALVARLVARGREKLEIGSREAVDAILAELETARFTVSKVEKKTKKKNPVPPFITSTLQQEAYKKLGFTASRTMRVAQELYEGLSLGEGGTVGLVTYIRTDSSRVAEEAQKEALDFVEQTFGKEYRPEKPNVYKSKKTAQDAHEAIRPTSVWRQPERVKTFLTRDQYRLYKLIWERFLASQMAPAVYDTVTVEITGGGYVFRASASNLKFPGYLAVYQESENEEEDEKRAIPEVQEGQELVARGFKPEQHFTQPPPRYTEASLVKMLEEKNIGRPSTYAPIVDTILRRGYVERKNKQFVPTELGFIVVDLLKDYFPEIMDVEFTASMEENLDRIEEGELNWQETVEEFYVPFSDKLRKASSEIEKVELKPEEAGKDCPVCGKPMVIRNGRYGRFLACSGFPKCRYTESVNEETGITCPQCGRKVIALRTKKGRRFYGCEGYPQCDFRSWNLPTEKKCPQCGGPMVRKRGRGQEYLACTSKECRYEEKEARM